From one Doryrhamphus excisus isolate RoL2022-K1 chromosome 9, RoL_Dexc_1.0, whole genome shotgun sequence genomic stretch:
- the cdca9 gene encoding borealin-2: MPPKHKRNNGNARNQERLNKELRSKKLSLFIQQFEGEAQRRLNELDSRLENMLATIDKVFEIELLKMPPSLQNTLMEDLIREEELSAGKVVSGDIRHDTPDMRQPLRKASGKRGKLTDPASVESRSSQKKSGKTTKRGKGSKRPKPLVGSSSTGNLGSQSSVTTPIHEVLLAKHQLRSVSMGDLHCSVAGSAAHITVTTALGQAVCFSEENKDQINLDLLDDVAWCQVEKLSRLMEYMSERSRCHSVPHCSGL, encoded by the exons ATGCCCCCTAAGCACAAAAGAAACAATGGAAATGCACGAAATCAGGAGCGGCTCAACAAGGAGCTACGAAGCAAAAAACTTTCTCTCTTTATTCAGCAATTCGAGGGAGAAG CACAAAGGCGTCTCAATGAACTGGACAGCAGACTAGAGAACATGTTGGCAACCATCGATAAAGTCTTCGAAATAGAGCTGCTGAAGATGCCACCCTCGTTGCAAAATACGCTTATGGAGGACTTAATACGCG AGGAAGAACTCTCAGCCGGTAAAGTGGTCTCCGGGGACATCCGG CATGACACGCCTGACATGCGCCAGCCTCTCAGGAAGGCGTCCGGCAAGAGAG GAAAATTAACCGATCCTGCGTCTGTTGAATCCCGTTCGTCTCAGAAGAAGTCAGGCAAGACAACCAAG CGGGGCAAAGGATCCAAGAGACCCAAGCCGTTGgttggcagcagcagcacaggAAATCTGGG AAGCCAAAGCAGCGTGACCACGCCCATCCATGAGGTCCTGCTGGCCAAACATCAGCTTAG GTCTGTCTCCATGGGGGATTTGCACTGTTCAGTGGCTGGATCTGCTGCACACATCACTGTAACCACAGCACTAGGACAG GCGGTCTGCTTTTCTGAGGAGAACAAGGACCAAATCAACCTGGACCTGCTGGATGATGTGGCGTGGTGCCAGGTGGAAAAGCTGTCG AGACTGATGGAGTACATGTCTGAGAGAAGCCGCTGCCACTCTGTCCCACACTGCAGTGGCCTCTGA
- the LOC131135701 gene encoding zinc finger and SCAN domain-containing protein 21-like: MVQTCCVINCHNRSRDRFGNKKDEVIFFSFPTWKQSQGAGICELTKRRRMAWIAAVRRPNITFNTITQDLVVCSRHFHTGRPAYEMDESHPDWAPSLHLGHTEVEAGDNKSLHITLDQEELPPTREEYERLRQQLEAVSKTQVVLHIEDMHQLIGHQQQCPPQPQNESSTLEQAELQPPHVKEEEDPQPPLIKDEELEPESLHIKEEKEEPQPTHIKEEEAEPGTPYMKAEEEEPQPPHIKEEEEEPQPPHVKEEEEELWITQEGEHLLGPEEADLTRLPLTGVSVKTDDHEDKPPESSQLHHSPSEEMREAEPSCSSSLQHMTTEADGDHCGGSQADNLLAPLSDSDDTTSHSPEDEDSDYNQESLSSDTDCEGDMTTHTGNKHSESSKKKTDKPFNCSLCQKGFSSNNDLARHMRTHTGEKPFRCSDCGKGFAQKATMQSHMRTHTGEKPFSCSDCGKCFARKTTMQSHMRTHTGEQPFRCSECGKWFARKTTMQSHMRMHTGEKPFSCSDCGKRFTHKATMQFHKRTHAEKRLLTQVVLAHFLGSAL, encoded by the exons ATGGTGCAAACGTGTTGTGTTATTAACTGCCACAATCGTTCACGCGATCGCTTCGGGAATAAAAAGGATGAGGTGATATTTTTCTCCTTTCCAACGTGGAAGCAAAGCCAAGGAGCTGGAATCTGTGAGCTAACAAAGAGACGCCGAATGGCCTGGATAGCAGCCGTGAGACGACCAAACATCACTTTCAACACCATCACCCAAGACTTGGTGGTGTGTTCACGGCATTTTCACACTG gGAGACCAGCTTATGAAATGGATGAAAGCCATCCAGACTGGGCACCCTCATTACATCTCGGACACACGGAGGTGGAAGCTGGAGATAACAAGAGTCTACACATAACATTGGACCAGGAGGAACTTCCCCCAACAAGAGAGGAGTACGAGCGACTACgacaacaactggaagctgttAGCAAGACTCAAGTTGTGCTACACATTGAAG ACATGCATCAGCTGATTGGTCATCAGCAACAATGTCCTCCTCAGCCACAGAATGAGAGCTCCACTTTGGAGCAGGCGGAGCTACAGCCCCCCCatgtgaaagaggaagaggaccCACAGCCCCCTCTTATTAAAGATGAAGAATTAGAGCCAGAGTCCctccacattaaagaggaaaaggaggagccacagcccacccacattaaagaggaagaggcggAGCCAGGGACCCCCTATATGAAagcggaagaggaggagccacagcccccccacattaaagaggaagaggaggagccacagcccccccatgttaaagaagaagaggaagaactctggatcactcaggagggagagcatcttctaggaccagaggaggctgatctcaccaggttgccactgactggtgtctctgtgaagacagacgaccatgaagacaaaccacctgagtcctcacagcttcatcatagtccaagtgaggagatgagagaggcggagccttcatgcagcagctcactgcaacacatgacaacagaagctgatggagaccactgtggaggatcacaagcagacaacctcttagctccactgtcagatagtgacgacacgacgtcacactctcctgaagaTGAAGACAGCGACTACAACCAAGAATCTCTGAGCAGCGATACAGACTGTGAAGGTGATATGACGACTCACACTGGCAACAAACACTCTGAAAGCTCTAAAAAGAAGACAGATAAACCTTTTAACTGCTCACTTTGTCAGAAAGGATTTTCTTCTAATAACGATTTGGCtcgacacatgagaacacacacaggagaaaaaccatttcgttgctcagactgtggtaaagGCTTTGCTCAAAAGGCAACCATgcaatcacacatgagaacgcacacaggagaaaaaccttttagctgctcagactgtggtaaatGCTTTGCACGAAAGACAACCATGCAATCCcacatgaggacacacacaggagaacaaCCTTTTCGTTGCTCAGAATGTGGCAAATGGTTCGCTCGTAAGACAACCATGCAGTCACACATGAGaatgcacacaggagaaaaacctttcagttgctcagactgtggtaaacGCTTCACTCACAAGGCAACCATGCAATTCCACAAGAGAACACACGCAGAAAAGCGTTTACTTACTCAAGTTGTGTTAGCGCATTTTCTTGGAAGTGCGCTTTGA